The following are encoded in a window of Maylandia zebra isolate NMK-2024a linkage group LG5, Mzebra_GT3a, whole genome shotgun sequence genomic DNA:
- the il10 gene encoding interleukin-10, whose amino-acid sequence MTSQTVLLCVLALASFFSSALCSPMCNNRCCRFVEGFPVRLKKLRQDYSRIRDFYEANDDLDSALLDQSVEDSFKSPFACYAMNSLLEFYLDTVLPTAMAGVTEDTKNLKPHVESIQEIFNTLKRDVTQCRNYFSCKKHFDINNLNSTYTQMESRGLYKAMGELDILFNYFETYLASKRHRQ is encoded by the exons ATGACTTCTCAGACCGTCCTCCTGTGCGTCCTGGCGCTCGCGTCTTTCTTCAGCTCTGCTTTGTGCTCTCCTATGTGCAACAACCGCTGCTGCCGTTTCGTGGAGGGCTTCCCCGTCAGGCTCAAGAAGCTCAGACAGGACTATTCACGGATCAGAGATTTCTAC GAAGCAAACGATGACTTAGACTCAGCGCTGCTAGATCAGTCCGTCGAAGACTCCTTTAAG AGCCCGTTTGCCTGTTACGCCATGAACAGCTTACTGGAATTTTACCTGGACACGGTTCTGCCGACAGCCATGGCCGGAGTGACTGAAGACACCAAGAACTTAAAGCCTCACGTGGAGTCCATACAAGAAATTTTCAATACCCTGAAGAGAGATGTCACCCAGTGT AGGAACTACTTCTCCTGCAAAAAACATTTCGACATCAACAATCTGAACTCTACTTACACTCAG ATGGAGAGCAGAGGTCTATACAAGGCTATGGGAGAGCTGGACATATTGTTTAACTACTTTGAGACATACCTGGCTTCTAAACGACACAGACAATAA